In Pirellulales bacterium, the DNA window AGACTGCCAAACTGGCAGTTGGCCCGGACACGCCTATTCGCTTCGGTAGGCGTTGCAAATGCTTGTCCGACAGAGACTAAGGGGCAACTTGTCGCGGCGGTCCGATTGGCACACCTTTTGCTTTTTCTTTCGTTCCAGAGGCAAGTTCCTGCACGGGCTTGCCACCCCTCGCGCGTCGCGGCATTCACCCAGCGGCGTTTTGCCGCCGTCGCGCGGCCATTCTCTAAATCGAGGAGCCTACGTCCATGCCATTGCGCCTACACACCTTGCCGCTCCATCAGGTCCGTCACGAAATGGATCGCTTCTTTTCCGACCTCACGCGCGGACTGCCGAACTGGCCGCACGTGGCCCCCGCCGCCGTACGCAGCTTTCCGGCGGTGAACGTCTGGGAGAACGATCAAGAGCTCTTCGCCGAGGCCGAGGTGCCGGGGCTCAAGGAGTCGGATATCGACATCTTCGTGGTCGGCAACGAGCTCACCATCAAGGGAGAGCGCAAGCCGAGCGAAGCACAAGAAGTCACCTACCATCGCCGGGAACGGGGCGCGGGAACCTTCACCCGGGTCGTACATCTGCCGGTCGACGTCGATAGCTCGCGCGTGTCGGCCACGCTGCGCGACGGCGTATTGACCGTGACGCTGCCCAAGGCCGAGACCGCCCGTCCGCGCAAGATCCAGGTCGTCGGCTCGAACTAAACGCGACGTCTCGCACGCAAGAAAGACACAAGCACGAACAGATTTGCAGGAGCCAATTCTCATGAGTACCGAAACGATTGCCGATCCCCGCTCGAGTGAGGTCGCCAAGACCGAGCATACCCGCAGCGGTCAGTATTACCGTCCGCACGTGGACATCGTCGAACAGGCCGAGGAATTGCTAGTCCGGGCCGACATGCCGGGTCTGCGGGCCGAGGATATCGACGTCCAATTCGAGGAAGGAACCCTGGCGATTCACGGCCGCGTGGCGCCGCGTCAGCCGGCGGGCACCAATTACCTCCAGCGGGAATATGGCGTAGGCGATTACTACCGCAGCTTCCAGGTGAGCGAGCACATCGACGTCTCGCGCATTCATGCCGAGTACACCGACGGCGTGCTGACGCTGCACCTGCCGAAGACCGAGGCCGTCAAGCCGCGCAAAATCGCCGTCACCGCGAAGTAAGCGGTGCGTCGACGTCGGGCGGGTTCGTATTCGAAACGAGGAGTAGTCGACATGAAACCACTACCTTGGATGAATAAGCGCCAGGCGGAAGAAGGAACCCATGAGGTGGCCTCCTGGTCCGACCTGCGACAAGAGATGGAACGGATGTACGAGACGTACCTCCGCGAGCCGGTCGAGCGGATCGGGCGGGGATTCGAGTCGCTGGCCCCCTGGGGACCGGCGCTGGATATCGCCGAAAGCGATCAGGCCGTTACCGTGCGGGTCGAGATCCCCGGCGTCGAGCCGTCGGAGATCGATCTGCAGGTCACCGGCAATCAACTGACGATTGCGGGCGAGAAGAAGGAGCACTCGCAGCACGCAGGGGAAGATTTCTTCCACAGCGAGCGGCGTTTCGGCAAGTTCCGCCGGAGCGTGCAATTGCCGGTGGGCATCGACGCCGAGCAGGTCACGGCCGAGTACGACCACGGCGTGCTGACCGTGCGGCTGCCGAAATCGCAGGGGGTCAAGCCCAAGCGGGTCGAAGTGCGGTCCCCGGCCTCGAACGCCATGTAACGTGACTTCCGGGCTCAAGGCCGCCATCAAGATTCGTCAAAAGGTGCGCTCGACGAACCGGTACAGAATGCCATAATGTGAGCGCATTGAGAGGGAAACGGAGACTCCGATTATTCGGGGGACGACTGCCCGAGCGCTGCGCAAGGCCGGCCCACGATGCGGGCAGCATCGCAATGCGGCGAGCTTGGCGATTCGTCGCTGTCGTCGCAAGCCGAACGCTCTCAATGCGTTGCCACTGCCAGCATGGACTGAAGCGCAAGCATGCTTCAGCGGCATTAGATTTGCTTCCCGACAAAAGCGGCTTCACCAGGCGGCCTGTCACGGATCGATACCTAGTTGCTAGGCAATGGGACGAGTGGCCCTGGATGTCATCCGGCAAGAAGCACGGCTCGATGCAATTTTCAAGCTATCTGCACAACGGCGCGTACGATGAGTTGTTCGCGCCCGACGGGCTCCCACGCGATCGTTCGGAGCCTCTCTTCCAGCGGCTGCAAAATCTCACTCCTGAGGAGTTGCAGCGTCACCAGAAGGCGGCCGACGTGGCCCTCTGGAACATGGGCATCACGTTCAATGTCTACGGCCACGAGGCGGGCGTGGAGAAGGTGTGGCCCTTCGACATCCTGCCCCGCATCGTCACCGACAGCGAATGGGGGCGCATCGAACGTGGCTTGCAGCAACGCATCCGCGCGCTGAACCTGTTCATCGACGACATCTACCACGATCGCAAGATCTGTCGCGACGGGATCGTTCCCGAGGAGCTGGTCGCCTCGGCCAAGACCCTACGCATGGCCTGCGCCGGGCTCGAGCCGCCCCAGGGCGTCTGGTGTCACGTGACGGGCACCGATTTGGTGCGCGATCGCGATGGCGAGTTCTACGTGCTCGAGGATAATCTGCGCTGCCCGTCGGGCGTCTCGTACGTGCTCGAAAACCGCGAGGTGATGAAGCGCACCTTCCCGCAGGTCTTCGAGGGGCTGCGCGTCACGCCGGTCGAGGACTATCCCGAGCGCCTGCTCGACACGCTGCTGCACACGGCGCCGCGCGGCGTCGATGCTCCGACCGTGGCGCTGCTCACGCCGGGCATCTACAACTCGGCCTACTTCGAACACTCCTTCCTCGCCCAGCAGATGGGCATCGAGCTGGTCGAGGGACGCGATCTCGTCGTCCACGACGGCTACGTCCACATGCTCACCACCAAGGGCATGCGCCGCGTCGACGTGCTCTACCGGCGCATCGACGACGATTTCCTCGACCCGAAGTGCTTCCGCGAAGACTCCATGCTGGGCGTGCCCGGGCTGATGGACGTCTACCGCGCGGGGCGCATCACGCTGGCCAACGCGCCGGGGACCGGCGTGGCCGACGACAAGGCCGTGTACGCCTATGTGCCGCAGATCATTCGCTACTACCTGGGCGAGGACGCCATCCTGCCCAACGTGCCGACGTATGTCTGTTCGGACCCGAAACAGTGCGCGCACGTGCTGGCGAATCTCGACCAGCTCGTCGTCAAGCCGACGAACGAGTCGGGTGGTTATGGCATCTTGATGGGACCTCAGGCCTCGAGCGAGGAGCGTGCCCGTTATGCCGACGTGTTGCGCGCCAATCCGCGGAACTATATCGCTCAGCCGATGCTGACGCTGTCGACCGTGCCGACGATCGTCGAAGATCGTCTCGAGCCGCGGCACGTCGATCTGCGCCCCTTCGTGCTCTACGGCAAGGACATCTACGTCCTGCCGGGGGGGCTGACCCGCGTCGCCTTGCGCAAGGGTTCGATGATCGTGAACTCGTCGCAAGGGGGGGGGAGCAAAGACACCTGGGTGTTGGCCGATCCGAATCGTCCTCGTCAGGCGGAGCAATCTCAGTCACAATCTCAATCCAGTTCTTCGCCGGCGCTGGCCGGCGCCTAACCTACGAGCGACAGGCGGAGCGATGCATGACGACGCGCGAAACGACTTGGCCGTACGACGCCGGCCGGAATTTCTCTTCCTGCGCCCCGGCAGTTGCGCGACTCGCCCCCCTCTTTGCTCGACCGGCCGCGCGGTGCGCGGCGGAGGACGCAACGAAGTGCTAAGTCGAGTCGCCGAGGCCGTTTTTTGGATGAGCCGCTATCTCGAGCGGGCCGATAACGTCGCGCGCTTCATCGACGTCAACGAACACCTGACGCTCGATCTGCAAGGCGCCGTGGCCGAGCAATGGGCGCCGCTGGTCTACACGACCGGCGATCACGAGCCCTACTTTCAGCATTACGGCGAGCTGACCCGTTCGAACGTGCTGCAGTTTCTCACGTTCGATGCCCGCAACGCGAACTCGATTCTCGGTTGCGTGCAGCGGGCCCGCGAAAACGCCCGGGCGATCCGCGAGATCATCTCCTCCGAAATGTGGGAGCAGATCAACCGCTTCTACCTGTTGATGCGCGATGCGTCGCGGGCGCCGGCCTGCGATCACGTGCGGCGGATCGTCGAAGATGTGAAGCTGCACAGCCATCTGATTCAGGGCGTGCTCGACACCACCATGTCGCACGGCGAGGCGTGGCACTTCGCCAACATCGGCCGCCTGGTCGAACGGGCCGACAAGACCTCGCGCATCCTCGACGTGAAATACTACATTCTGCTTCCCCACACGCGCGACGTGGGGACGCCGCTCGATATCGTGCAGTGGTCGGCCCTGCTCAAGTCGGCCAGCGCGCTCGAGATGTATCGCAAGAGCAAGGGACGTATTCTGCCGGCCAAGGTGGCGGAGTTCCTGATCCTCGACCGCGACTTTCCCCGCTCGATGCGCTACTGCCTGGTGCATGCCGAGGAATCGTTGCACGAGATCACCGGCACGCCCGCCGGTTCGTTCGGCAACCGAGCCGAGCAGCAGCTAGGCCGCATGCGCGCGGCGATGGACTTCACCAGCATCGACGACGTCGTGCAGCAGGGATTGCACGAGTTCATCGACCGCTTTCAGACGGAACTGAACGCCGCGGGCGAAGCGGTCCACGACGTCTTCTTCGCCCGCCCCGAGCTGCCGCTGGCCTCGTGACGCGCCGCGACGATTTACCGCACGATGGCTTCCGCTGCGTCAAAGAGCGTTCGTTGCGCGGAGAAGTTGGCAGAGAATCTGTCCTGCAATCCCAACTCCCCTGCCAAAGCGTACAGGTCGAGCTTGCGTAGCGTCTCGATGGTAATGGTGCGCTTGGCGTCTTCGCTGGCGAAGGCGGATAGAAACTCTAACGACACATCGGAATTGAGCATCTCGGCGATCAACGCCGCTTGATCCAAGTGGTCGAACGACAGGAAATAGCAAGTGTCGTCCAAGACGCAAGGCTTTCCGTTCTGGCAACCAACCACTACAAACCGCGGTCTCTTGTAAAAGGCGGAAACCGCCACTTTCCACGGCGCGAAAGAATACGGTCCTACTCCAAAGACGGCAAAACGTGAGCGCTTCTTATAAACCGAACTCGCCCGGCGATCGAGCTGCTCCGCATGCGAGGTGAGGTAGTCCCACGTTCTCGGCGCGGCGTCTTGCAGGAGAGAGGTGTCCTCGTTCGCAGCGCACTGAGTGACGAGCATCCAGCGATTCGTCTTCTGTACTTTACCATTGGCCAGGTCGGAGCTCTTGAACATCGGGTACAGATAGTCGGTTTCGAGATCGACGGACTCTCCCATCCCATTTCGATACTGTACTTCGTCGTAAGTCAGTTCCATGACCTTGCTGCAATCGTGTTTGATACCGGATCGCCATTGAAACGGACTGTCGCCCAACAAATGGCCCCAGCGCTCGAAGGCAGCCACGTTGGTGACCATCTGTGCGTCGCGCCACCCCATCTTGCGAAGTGGCTGAGCGGCGTCCAATCCGGCGTAGAGATCGCAATCCTGCGATGTGCCGCGGGTGGACAAATGGCAAGTGAATAAGCAAGCATTCACGGACACATCAAACTCTGCATTGGCATCGATGGAATAGATTGCAGTCCGCTCGAACGACAGCTTGCGTTTCCAAGCATAGGCCAGCACGCGTCGGGCCACCGTCGTCTTGCACAACATCGCCAGGGAGGAATCCGTTCCGTCCAGGGCTTCGAGCAGACGCATCAACATCCATTCCGAGATGTCGAAGTTGCTCTTGCCGGTCAGCGCGTCGATTCCATTGAGCTTCTGGAAGTTTGCCTTCTCGGGCAGATTGCCGCTCTGCAAAACGCTCAAGTCCGAGTTCGTCACCCAGGGAGGGTTACCTAGTACGAGCAAGGGTTGCGCGACCGAGCGGAGCGTTTCGTGCCAGTCGTAGAGAAAGAAATCCGCCCGGCAAAGCTCGACTTTGCCTTTGCCGGCGTGCGAATCGAGCCGAACTCGCAGCGCATCGAGTGCCTGCGCGTTGATCTCGACCCCGACTGCCCGCTGCAGGGACGGAAACTCGTCAAGGGCCGCCAGGATGAAGCTTCCAATCCCACAATTCGGTTCGACCACCGTGGCGGGGTGAATGCCAAGTTGGGACAAGACTCGACACACGCGCCGCGCGAGATCGTCCGGCGTTTGAAAGTCGCCGAATTCCTTCCGTCGGCGCTGCGCTTCGTTGATCTGCTTCATCGAATCACCGAATCCTTCGCACACCCAGCGCTTGTCCCGCCGATGTGACGGCACGCCCGTACTGGAGCCTCCATTGCAATGCATTGGAGATGGTCAAGTAGCCTTGCTCGGGAGGATGGTCGAGCAGTTCCCTGGCTAACTTGAACGCTTCGATCTCTTGATAACGATCTTGCATGAAAGCGACGAGATCCTCTTCGGTGGCGCCGTTTTCCAGCAGTCGGCGGATCTCCTTCGTCGTCTGAAAATCCCCTGTACGCTCCTTCTCAATGAATAGGGTATGCAGAACATTGAGCGTACCGGTCTTGGTGCGAGCCAGGTCTTTCTTGTCGTACACGAAAACGAGCAGAGAATAGCCGAGTCCGTAAACCTTCTGCCGCGCCGATTTGAAGGGACACGAAGATTGTGGCTGTTTGATGCTGGTAGCCTTCATGTCGACTTCCAACGAGGGAAAGTCGATCCCCTTGGCAGAATTGCCCCGACTGGTGGTGTACTTCGTCTCGATCAGGGCGCGAAACTTGTGCTCGAAATAGGTCCCGATCGCCTTCCCGTCGGTCACACCATAGAGACTTGGTTCCGGGTGACTTGACTCCACGGCGGCAAAGTCATGGGCCTCGTGGCAGAGCAATTCAACGGTAAGGGCGCGCTTGGGCATGGCGGACGCAGTGTCCCATATTGACTGGCAGGGGACAAGCGTTCACCAGCGCGAGGCGAGATTACCGTCGATCGCCCGAGAGGCGGATGACGAAGTAGAGCAGCGTCAGAATCGTTTGTAGCGTGCCGGCCACGTAGGTCAGCGCGGCCGCGTTGAGCACGCGCGTCACCTCGACCAGACCTTGCTGATCGATGATGCCCAACTGCACGAGCTGCGCCTTCGCGCGATTGCTGGCGTTGAACTCGACCGGCAAGTTCACCACCTGAAAGAAGACCACCAGGCTGAACAACGCCACGCCGGCCCAGGCCACCATCTGTCCGGCAGTGCTGGCCATCATCAGGCCGACGAAGAACAGCAAACCGCCCAGGCTGCTGCCGATGTTCGCCATCGGCACGGCGGCGTTGCGGATGACCAGGGGCGCGTACTGGTGGGCATCTTGCAACGCGTGCCCCGCCTCGTGCGCGGCAATGCCCACGGCCGCCAGCGAGCGTGACTGGTAATTCTCGGGGCTCAAGCGCAACACGCGGTGGCGCGGATCGTAATGGTCGGTGAGAAAGCCCCCGACTTGCTCGATCTGCACGTCGCGCAGGCCGGCCGAGTCGAGGATATGGCGCGCGGCCGCGGCGCCACTGAGGGGCGCGGGCATACGCTGCGCCGCGTGGTAGGTCGACTTCACGCGATACTGCGCCCACAGCGCCAAGAGGAACGCCGGGCCCACGAACAGCAGGTAGTTGATATCGAAAACAAAGGGCATCGGTTCGGTCCGTCGTGAAAGAGAATCCGTCTTGGAAAGAACGCTCGTCCGGAGCGACGCCGGCGTGCAACCAGACCGGGGTTATTTCACCGCACCGGCGGGCACCGCGCGTCGTCGTCCGGGATTGAACGTTTTACTGCCATTCTACGCGGGCAAACAGGGGTTAGTTCGCGCAGAAACCGCCCCAAGATCGCCCCGTTTCGAGCGAATACCATTGAACGCCGCGCGCTAGCGCACGCTGCCGCGCCGATGGTGGGGGCGGTGAAGCTGGTGCGCGGGGGGCGGTACCTGCTCGCCGCTCGGCGGCGATACAGCCTCCGCGCTCTTCGGCAGCGAAAGCAGGAAGGCGGTTCCCTGGTCGAGCGACGGATCGATGCCAATCGTGCCGCCATAGTGCTCGATCGCCTTGCGCACGATGGCCAGCCCCATGCCGGTTCCATCCGGATGTGCCGCGGCGAGCCGCTTGCCCGGCAAGAAAATCTCGTCGCGGGCGGCCGCGGCAATGCCACGGCCATTGTCGTGGACACGCAGCCAGACGTAGCGAGAATCCCCCTTCGCCGGAGCCGCGACCTGGCCGATCTCGATTTTCGGTTCACGCGCGTCGCAGCCGTGTCGCGCGGCATTGCGCACCAGATTGGTGAAGATCTGTCGCAGTCGGACTTCGTTGCACCAGACAGTCGGCAAGTGGACCGCCACGGTCACTTCGATCCCGCGCTCGTCGAGCAGCGGGCGTTGCTCGAAGATCACCTCGCGGACGAGGGGGCCCAAGGCGACGAACTCGGCCTGCATGTCGACGCTGCCGGTCTTGGCCAAGAGCACGAGGTCGTCGAGAAAGCGTTTCGATTCGCGGAGACAGGCCTCGACATGGGCGAAGTTCTCCGACAACTCGCCCAGCGGATTCCGCCCGTGATTCCGCTTCAGCTTGCGCAGCGAGGCCTCGAGCACCATGAAGTTAGCCGACATGTCGTGCGAAAGCGCGCGGACGAAGTGATCCATCTGCTCCGACTCGCGGGCAGGCGCAGAAGATATCGATTCGCGAGCGTGCTTCGACTCGGTCAAGTTCGCGGGCAGGTGCGGTTTTGTCGTCATGGTGGAAGTGGCAATTCGTGCGGTTCGTTGGTTCGCAGTACGGTGGGCGCCTGCTAGCAGTATCGGCTCCGCAATCGTCAAAGCTTACGCACTCTCACGCATCTGCTTGCATTTGCTAAAGTTCCGTCCCGGGGCACGCGAAAGAACCTTGGAAGCCGATCGCGGAGCGTACGATGAGTCGTCCAGGGCATGAAAGAACGCCCGCGAACCGCTACGACCGGCAAGGTTTTCGCGGTCGATGCAATCCACCCGATCGGCTAGATTTGCCAGCCCTCGGGTGGTATGGTCACGGGACGTGACTCGCGTGCGTCGCTTGCAGGAGACATCGCCGACGTTATCCACGCGGGGTCAAGGAGGCCTCCGCTGACCTGATCCTGGTGATCGCCTGGTGGAGGAGACCACGGGCACCGCCAAACGGTCGAGGCCTCCCCGTCATGTTTTCCGCCCGTACGCTCCTGCCGCCTCTCGTCGTCCTGGCCGCTTTAGGCCTTTCTGGCTGCTCGCAGGAGGTCGCTCTCGACGAGATGCCGACGGCCCCCTTGGCCGTTCAGGAATCGGATCTCCCCAGCGACGAGGAGATTCGGACTCATATCGATCAGGTGCTGGCCTACACCGGGGCGCGCCATCTCAACGCCCAGGAACATGCGGCCTGGCAAGTCGTGCATGGCATCGTGGGCTTTGGCCGCGGCCTGCAGATGTACAACCAGGGAGAGCTTGTCTCGGCGCTCGACTACCTGTTGGCGGGTGGCACGTTGCGCGGCTGGAACCTATTTCCGGGCGATCATGGACTCGAAACCCTACTCGAGCAAGGCTCGAAAAGCGGCCAGGGGCATCCCGACCAGTGGCTCGGCTATCTCTCGCTGTGCGGGCTCGAAGCGGATCAGACGATCGTCGTGCAGGGCAAGACCTTCACCGTCAACGATCTCGTGACCCAGGCTCAGTGGGATATCTACGACGGCATGGAGGCGAGCTGGACCCTGATGGGGCTGAGCACGTACCTGCCGCTCGACGCGAAGTGGACCGCCCGTGACGGCTCGGAGTGGACGCTCGATCGCATCTGCGAGATGGAAGCCGCCCAAAACCTGGGCGAAAGCGCCTGCGGCGGATCGCACCGCATGTGCGCCCTGACCGTGGCCGTGAATCGTTATCTGGCCGAAGGGGGCGAGTTGAATGGTGGCTGGCTGTCCGCCGACCAAAAGATTCGCCAAACCGTCGACATTTGCCGCCGCTTTCAGCAAGCAGACGGTTGCTTCTCGACGAGCTACTTCGAGCGACCAGGCAATTCGCCCGACCTGTCGCTGCGCATGAGCACCACGGGGCACACGCTCGAGTTTCTCACGTACGCCTTGAATGACGAGGAGCTCAAGGAGCCGTGGGTGACGGCGGCCGTGGTGCGGTTGTGCAAGATCTTCGACCAGACGCGAGACCTGCCGATGGAGTGTGGCGGTCTGTACCACTCGGCGCGTGCCTTGCAGAACTACCGCTTGCGTCGTTTCGGTGCGCCGGCGTTCGTCGGTGAGGAGGTGGCCGACGGCAGCGCGACGTCCGTCGATCAGGGGGGCGAAGCCGCTGCTGCCATTGAACCCGCCGGGGCCGTGCCCGTCGCACGCTAGCCCTCCCCGTTCGCTGCGGTGCGACGCCTTCACAATGATCTCTTGGCCTGCGGGCTCGGTCCTTCATCAGGCCAGGCGCCGCAGGTCGGTGTTTTTCGGATTGACGTCTTTCGCGACGCCAGAGGGTCATTTAAGCTGGCTCTACTGGGCCGAAAAGGCTTGTCGCATGGACCCCTTCAGGCTGCCGGGCACAGTCCCTTCTGGCGGCACTGGCGAATTGACTCTCGTCTCAGTGTATGCTGGAGTAGAGGTTTACGACCGGAATCGGGGATTCTCCGCCCATACCGTGGCAAACGGATGTGGCTCTGTCTTGTCGTGCGTTTCGAGGGATGTATGCAGCCGTATCTGCGCGCCACCGTGATCCCCTCTGTTCCTTCGCCATGCGCGATTACGGCCAGTGGTACCCGGCATCGAGCGGCGCTGCGCCGTCGGCGCGAGCGACGTGGGGTCTCGGGCATGGTGGTGACGGGCATCCTCGTCGGCGTGCTCGTGCTGCTCTGCCTGGTAGTGGCGTGGTCGGTGGTGAGCAATTCGGTCGAACCCTATCGTCCGACCGAGCACCAATTCCCTCCCTTCACGCAATACGCCAGCCAGTATGAGAACCTGGCGCGCGAGATCGAGCGCGACTTCAAGGAAGGAAACTCCAAGCTGCTCGACGAGCGCATGGACTGGAACGCCATGTTCGCCGAGGCCACGCAGGGGTTCAATGATGCCCCCGAGCTGCGGCGCGGATTCGTGACCAATCTCTTTACGCCGGATCGTTGGGGGACTGATATCGTCGGACAGATGGGCGAATCGGGCAGCTATCGATTCCTGCGCGTGCGCGAGGTGGATGGCGAGCCCCGGATTGTCTTTCGCCTGGTTTCGGCGAGCGGCGAGCCCGACTACCACGAGTACGTGCCGCTGGTCGATGCCGAAGGGAAGGTGAAATTCGTCGACGTCTATGTCCACTCGTTCGGCGAAAAGCTCAGCCGCACGCTGCGCCGCGCGGTGCTACCGATTCTGACTCTGACGCATCGCAGCATTCTGGCGAGCCTGTTCGGCCGACCCGACGAGTATATCGACAACAGCGATAAGATCGTCGAAATCAGCAAGCTGGCCGACACGGGCGACCCGAGCCAATTGGCGACCGCGGTCGATATCTACAACCGCTTGCCCCCTTCGGTCCAGAAGGACAAGAACCTGCTAATGACGCGGTTGCAGATCGCCGAGTCACAAGGGGGACCGAATTACCGCCGCACGATGAACCGCATCGAAACCGACCTGGCCGAAGATCCCGCCACGGATCTGCTGTTCTTGCGGCATCGCATCATCGGCCGCGAGACGACCAAGATTCAGCCCTCTCTGTTGCGGCTCGACGAGCGCGTGGGTGGAGACCCTTACATCAAGGTGATCCAGGGCAACCTGCAACTCGAAGCAGATAACATCCTGGTGGCCAAGCTGCTGTATCGCGAGGCGCTGGCTCAAGACCCCGCCCTCAGTTACGCCTACGAGGCGCTGATCATCGTCTCGCTGCGCGAACGAGAATTCGGCGAGACGGCCCGTCTGCTCCGTGAGTACGAATTGAAGACGGGCGTTCGCCTGGGCGATCTGAAGTCCGCCCCGCAATACTCCGATTTCGTCAAGACACGCGAGTATCGTGAGTGGCTCGAGTCGCGACCGCGCCGTACCCAGACGACGAGCACTCCCTAATTGCTGTCGGTTTCGGCGGGCGTGTCGCTTTCGACGGGCGCTGCGGATGCAGGTTCGTCCTCTGCGGGGGCCTGCTCTTCAGCAGGAGGCGGGGACTGGGTTTCCGGTGTCTCTGCCTCACCACTTCCGGGTGGCGGCTGCCGCAGGGTTGCCGTCAGGTAAAAGTGCGGCTTGCCCTCGGCGTCGAAGCTCACCATGGTGCCCGCGCCGTTGTTGTGGGTAAAGAACATCAGTCGCTGGCCGGCGGCGTTCTGCGTCGAGATCATACCGCCGCCGTTTTCGGCCGAGATCAACGTCAGCGGTAATTCGGGCTGTACCCCGAAGACGGCAATCTCGCCGACGTGATTGTTGTCGTCGCTGCCAAGCGCCACGCGGCGGTTGCCATCGGCGCCGAGTAGTTGAAACTGCCCGGCACTGGTATTGCCGGTGTCGAGAATAAGGCGATCTTCGCCCCCCAGCGCCGTGATGCGGGCACTGTGCGCGACCAGGCCGCGCTCGCTGAGCGAGGCCTGCTCCTGACCGCTGGCTCCCAGCACGCGTAGTCGGCGGCACTCGACCACGTCGCATTGGACGACGTCGGTATCGACGATGGTCGCCGAGACCACGCGATCGTACATGGCCAGCCCGATCGAAAAGAACAACAGCGGATAAATCGTCCAGCGCTCGCGGCTCGACATGGAAGAACCTCGGCAGGAGTGTTGTGAAGGCGTGGCGATGGCGCGCCGATCTTCGTCATGGCGCGGTCGATCCAACGCAAGGTCTCGAAGAGGGGCGGACAGGGCTGATTGTGACAACCCGGCTTCGCACTGAGAAGGGCGTCGCCGCGCGGCTTCCGCACGATTTTGGCGCATATCGTGCCCGGCGCCGGGGGGCTAGAATCGGGGCGACTGCCCCACCGATCTGGATGCCGATGTATGAACAAGCGCGAGATGCAGGCCGCTTATCCGGACTTTCCCTGGCTGGCGGCCGATGACGAGTCGACTGTCGAGCGCGTGCTGCGCGAGCGTTCGTGGCTGGCCCGGGACGAGCGCGTGGTCGGCCTGCGCCCGGCGGGCGAAGGCA includes these proteins:
- a CDS encoding alpha-E domain-containing protein gives rise to the protein MLSRVAEAVFWMSRYLERADNVARFIDVNEHLTLDLQGAVAEQWAPLVYTTGDHEPYFQHYGELTRSNVLQFLTFDARNANSILGCVQRARENARAIREIISSEMWEQINRFYLLMRDASRAPACDHVRRIVEDVKLHSHLIQGVLDTTMSHGEAWHFANIGRLVERADKTSRILDVKYYILLPHTRDVGTPLDIVQWSALLKSASALEMYRKSKGRILPAKVAEFLILDRDFPRSMRYCLVHAEESLHEITGTPAGSFGNRAEQQLGRMRAAMDFTSIDDVVQQGLHEFIDRFQTELNAAGEAVHDVFFARPELPLAS
- a CDS encoding Hsp20/alpha crystallin family protein translates to MPLRLHTLPLHQVRHEMDRFFSDLTRGLPNWPHVAPAAVRSFPAVNVWENDQELFAEAEVPGLKESDIDIFVVGNELTIKGERKPSEAQEVTYHRRERGAGTFTRVVHLPVDVDSSRVSATLRDGVLTVTLPKAETARPRKIQVVGSN
- a CDS encoding ADP-ribosylation factor-directed GTPase activating protein isoform b — its product is MFSARTLLPPLVVLAALGLSGCSQEVALDEMPTAPLAVQESDLPSDEEIRTHIDQVLAYTGARHLNAQEHAAWQVVHGIVGFGRGLQMYNQGELVSALDYLLAGGTLRGWNLFPGDHGLETLLEQGSKSGQGHPDQWLGYLSLCGLEADQTIVVQGKTFTVNDLVTQAQWDIYDGMEASWTLMGLSTYLPLDAKWTARDGSEWTLDRICEMEAAQNLGESACGGSHRMCALTVAVNRYLAEGGELNGGWLSADQKIRQTVDICRRFQQADGCFSTSYFERPGNSPDLSLRMSTTGHTLEFLTYALNDEELKEPWVTAAVVRLCKIFDQTRDLPMECGGLYHSARALQNYRLRRFGAPAFVGEEVADGSATSVDQGGEAAAAIEPAGAVPVAR
- a CDS encoding HAMP domain-containing histidine kinase, yielding MTTKPHLPANLTESKHARESISSAPARESEQMDHFVRALSHDMSANFMVLEASLRKLKRNHGRNPLGELSENFAHVEACLRESKRFLDDLVLLAKTGSVDMQAEFVALGPLVREVIFEQRPLLDERGIEVTVAVHLPTVWCNEVRLRQIFTNLVRNAARHGCDAREPKIEIGQVAAPAKGDSRYVWLRVHDNGRGIAAAARDEIFLPGKRLAAAHPDGTGMGLAIVRKAIEHYGGTIGIDPSLDQGTAFLLSLPKSAEAVSPPSGEQVPPPAHQLHRPHHRRGSVR
- a CDS encoding Hsp20/alpha crystallin family protein, encoding MKPLPWMNKRQAEEGTHEVASWSDLRQEMERMYETYLREPVERIGRGFESLAPWGPALDIAESDQAVTVRVEIPGVEPSEIDLQVTGNQLTIAGEKKEHSQHAGEDFFHSERRFGKFRRSVQLPVGIDAEQVTAEYDHGVLTVRLPKSQGVKPKRVEVRSPASNAM
- a CDS encoding Hsp20/alpha crystallin family protein, whose protein sequence is MSTETIADPRSSEVAKTEHTRSGQYYRPHVDIVEQAEELLVRADMPGLRAEDIDVQFEEGTLAIHGRVAPRQPAGTNYLQREYGVGDYYRSFQVSEHIDVSRIHAEYTDGVLTLHLPKTEAVKPRKIAVTAK
- a CDS encoding circularly permuted type 2 ATP-grasp protein; protein product: MQFSSYLHNGAYDELFAPDGLPRDRSEPLFQRLQNLTPEELQRHQKAADVALWNMGITFNVYGHEAGVEKVWPFDILPRIVTDSEWGRIERGLQQRIRALNLFIDDIYHDRKICRDGIVPEELVASAKTLRMACAGLEPPQGVWCHVTGTDLVRDRDGEFYVLEDNLRCPSGVSYVLENREVMKRTFPQVFEGLRVTPVEDYPERLLDTLLHTAPRGVDAPTVALLTPGIYNSAYFEHSFLAQQMGIELVEGRDLVVHDGYVHMLTTKGMRRVDVLYRRIDDDFLDPKCFREDSMLGVPGLMDVYRAGRITLANAPGTGVADDKAVYAYVPQIIRYYLGEDAILPNVPTYVCSDPKQCAHVLANLDQLVVKPTNESGGYGILMGPQASSEERARYADVLRANPRNYIAQPMLTLSTVPTIVEDRLEPRHVDLRPFVLYGKDIYVLPGGLTRVALRKGSMIVNSSQGGGSKDTWVLADPNRPRQAEQSQSQSQSSSSPALAGA
- a CDS encoding zinc metallopeptidase; its protein translation is MPFVFDINYLLFVGPAFLLALWAQYRVKSTYHAAQRMPAPLSGAAAARHILDSAGLRDVQIEQVGGFLTDHYDPRHRVLRLSPENYQSRSLAAVGIAAHEAGHALQDAHQYAPLVIRNAAVPMANIGSSLGGLLFFVGLMMASTAGQMVAWAGVALFSLVVFFQVVNLPVEFNASNRAKAQLVQLGIIDQQGLVEVTRVLNAAALTYVAGTLQTILTLLYFVIRLSGDRR